A section of the Methanophagales archaeon genome encodes:
- a CDS encoding ribbon-helix-helix protein, CopG family, producing the protein MSRRKSTVELSRLTFSLPTRLHQLFDSIRKEQGYATISEAIRDLIRLYVERSLTREKEGQKLGVVAYILPASKDERKQMLISEMMECETKFKDIVQSISMVMAGGKIMRVAIVCGDAKRINEFRDAVEALKDVTVIGTAGWRIEEV; encoded by the coding sequence ACTCACATTTTCGCTGCCTACAAGGCTGCACCAGCTATTTGATTCGATACGAAAAGAACAGGGGTATGCAACAATATCGGAGGCTATACGGGACCTGATTCGTCTGTATGTTGAGCGTTCGCTCACTCGTGAGAAAGAAGGGCAGAAGCTCGGTGTGGTGGCATACATATTGCCTGCATCGAAGGACGAACGGAAACAGATGCTGATTAGCGAGATGATGGAGTGCGAGACAAAGTTCAAGGATATTGTTCAATCAATTTCAATGGTTATGGCTGGCGGTAAAATAATGAGAGTTGCGATAGTGTGCGGTGATGCAAAGCGTATCAATGAGTTCAGGGATGCGGTGGAAGCATTGAAGGACGTTACGGTGATAGGCACAGCGGGGTGGAGGATTGAGGAGGTGTGA